Proteins encoded by one window of Hyphomicrobium nitrativorans NL23:
- the folD gene encoding bifunctional methylenetetrahydrofolate dehydrogenase/methenyltetrahydrofolate cyclohydrolase FolD: MAAQIIDGKAIAADVRKEVAADVKALQASHGLTPGLAVVLVGEDPASKVYVKNKAAQTVEVGMQSFEYKLPETTSEHEILTLVERLNASPEVHGILVQLPLPKHVNAEKVLNSIHPDKDVDGFHPTNVGRLWIGERALVPCTPTGSAILAKRAAPDLKGMNAVVIGRSNIVGKPMAALLLRESCTVTIAHSQTKDLPGVVREADLVIAAVGRPEMVKADWIKPGAIVIDVGINRVPSENGKTKLVGDVAYAECAEVAGAITPVPGGVGPMTIACLLQNTVVAAKIQKGIKD, from the coding sequence ATGGCAGCCCAGATCATCGATGGCAAGGCCATCGCAGCAGACGTCCGGAAGGAAGTGGCCGCCGATGTGAAGGCGCTGCAGGCGAGCCACGGGCTTACGCCGGGCCTCGCGGTGGTGCTCGTCGGCGAGGACCCGGCCAGCAAAGTGTACGTGAAGAACAAGGCCGCGCAGACCGTCGAGGTCGGCATGCAGTCGTTCGAATACAAACTGCCCGAGACCACCTCCGAGCATGAGATTCTCACCCTCGTCGAGCGGCTCAACGCAAGCCCTGAGGTGCACGGCATCCTGGTTCAGCTTCCGCTGCCCAAGCACGTCAACGCCGAGAAGGTGCTGAACTCCATCCATCCCGACAAGGACGTGGACGGGTTCCATCCGACGAACGTCGGCCGGCTCTGGATCGGCGAGCGTGCGCTCGTGCCCTGCACGCCGACCGGCTCGGCCATCCTTGCCAAGCGCGCCGCCCCCGATCTCAAGGGAATGAACGCGGTCGTCATCGGCCGCTCCAACATCGTCGGCAAGCCCATGGCGGCGCTGCTGCTGCGCGAAAGCTGCACGGTGACGATTGCGCATTCGCAGACGAAGGATCTGCCGGGCGTCGTGCGCGAAGCGGATCTCGTGATTGCGGCCGTGGGCCGTCCGGAAATGGTGAAGGCCGACTGGATCAAGCCGGGCGCCATCGTGATCGACGTCGGCATCAACCGCGTGCCGAGCGAGAACGGCAAGACCAAGCTCGTGGGCGACGTGGCCTATGCCGAGTGCGCGGAGGTGGCGGGCGCCATCACGCCGGTGCCGGGCGGCGTCGGGCCGATGACGATTGCGTGCCTTTTGCAGAACACGGTCGTTGCGGCGAAGATCCAGAAGGGCATCAAGGACTAA
- a CDS encoding lipocalin family protein, giving the protein MSVSLCRRLSATAGPCFAVAMSLTIAGGALADEKIPNLVGTWVGENRTISDKKGFSDWGTKKVEITEQRDRRFKGHFTYAEGTKHFFGIIYPDNETFTWVASDSKGYNHGRVLGPGRIGACYIESGDEATAGCADMKRKGAGHE; this is encoded by the coding sequence ATGAGCGTTTCGCTGTGCCGCCGCCTGTCTGCGACTGCGGGCCCGTGCTTCGCGGTTGCGATGTCTCTGACGATTGCAGGGGGCGCTCTCGCGGACGAGAAGATCCCCAATCTGGTCGGAACGTGGGTTGGAGAAAACCGCACGATTTCCGACAAGAAAGGCTTCAGCGACTGGGGCACCAAGAAGGTGGAAATCACCGAGCAACGGGACCGGCGCTTCAAAGGCCATTTCACCTACGCCGAGGGGACGAAGCATTTCTTCGGGATCATCTACCCGGATAACGAGACCTTCACGTGGGTGGCGTCCGACAGCAAGGGCTACAACCATGGCCGCGTGCTTGGGCCCGGCCGGATCGGCGCCTGCTACATCGAATCCGGCGACGAGGCGACGGCCGGTTGCGCGGACATGAAGCGGAAGGGTGCGGGCCACGAGTGA
- a CDS encoding DUF3280 domain-containing protein: MGLDAPRADTIASHFGWFPLFAVAIFFAAAASDGAEEREHKSVALLAVDYSSGSAPSAPASAAEQARIAAIQAQFQDRLAESGRFTFVTVPPAVRARIDQDQAIGACGGCEITYGRELGGDVVAWINVQKVSSLILSVNVTVADVDTQRIKFVRSVDIRSDDKSWSRSLDYLIKHHLLETPI; this comes from the coding sequence ATGGGCCTGGATGCCCCCCGCGCCGACACGATCGCCAGCCATTTCGGATGGTTCCCGTTGTTCGCAGTTGCGATCTTTTTTGCGGCCGCGGCGAGCGACGGGGCGGAAGAGCGCGAGCATAAGTCCGTGGCGCTTCTTGCCGTGGATTACAGTAGCGGCAGCGCGCCATCTGCACCTGCGAGCGCGGCAGAGCAGGCCCGCATCGCTGCAATTCAAGCGCAATTCCAGGATCGGCTGGCCGAAAGCGGACGCTTCACGTTCGTGACCGTTCCGCCTGCGGTTCGGGCGCGGATCGATCAGGACCAGGCCATCGGCGCATGCGGCGGGTGCGAAATCACCTACGGCCGGGAGCTTGGCGGCGACGTGGTCGCGTGGATCAACGTGCAGAAGGTGTCGAGCCTTATCCTCAGCGTGAACGTCACCGTGGCGGATGTGGATACGCAGAGGATCAAGTTCGTGCGCAGCGTGGACATCCGCAGCGACGACAAGAGCTGGTCCAGAAGCCTCGATTATCTCATAAAGCACCATCTTCTGGAGACGCCGATCTAG
- a CDS encoding YifB family Mg chelatase-like AAA ATPase: MYGTIATMAFVGVEARPVDVQVRITPGAQAFMIVGLPDKAVAESRERIRNALHAVGLGLPYKHVTINLAPADLPKEGSHFDLPIALALMVAMEAIAPDAIERYAAIGELALDGAIRPVPGALPAAIGANAIDKGLICPEACGPEAAWAGDDADILAAPHLLSLVNHFKGLQALSRPKPALTRNESGTVHPDLRDVRGQESAKRALEVAAAGGHNLLMVGPAGSGKSMLAQRLSSILPPLASEEMLEVSMVHSLAGELMGGKLCTERPFRAPHHSASMAALVGGGTRPRPGEASLAHLGVLFLDELPEFQPSVLDALRQPLETGELIIARANHRVAYPARLQLVAAMNPCRCGGGPGQTCKRGPRCAADYQARISGPLLDRIDLQIEVPAVSAADLVLPPPKEGSAEVRARVTAARERQRARFVEHSAASLRTNAQCSGTLLEKIAQPDDAGLALIRSAADTLKLSARGYHRTLRVARTLADLDAAETVGRIHVAEALSYRGETLRQERVQ, translated from the coding sequence ATGTACGGCACCATTGCCACCATGGCGTTCGTGGGCGTGGAAGCGCGCCCTGTGGACGTGCAGGTGCGCATTACGCCCGGCGCGCAGGCGTTCATGATCGTCGGATTGCCGGACAAGGCGGTGGCCGAAAGCCGCGAACGCATTCGCAACGCGCTGCATGCCGTGGGCCTGGGGCTTCCCTATAAGCACGTCACCATCAACCTCGCGCCCGCCGATCTCCCGAAAGAAGGCAGCCACTTCGATCTTCCCATCGCGCTTGCGCTCATGGTCGCCATGGAGGCTATCGCGCCGGACGCGATCGAACGCTACGCCGCCATCGGCGAACTCGCCCTCGACGGCGCCATACGTCCCGTCCCCGGCGCGTTGCCCGCCGCAATCGGCGCCAACGCCATCGACAAAGGGCTCATCTGCCCGGAAGCCTGCGGCCCGGAAGCGGCTTGGGCGGGCGACGACGCGGACATCCTGGCCGCCCCGCATCTCCTCTCCCTCGTCAATCACTTCAAGGGCCTACAAGCGCTGTCCCGGCCGAAGCCCGCGCTCACTCGAAACGAGAGCGGCACCGTGCACCCCGATTTGCGCGACGTGCGCGGCCAGGAAAGCGCGAAGCGCGCGCTCGAAGTCGCCGCCGCAGGCGGACACAACCTCTTGATGGTCGGCCCCGCGGGATCGGGTAAATCCATGCTCGCCCAGCGCCTGTCATCCATCCTGCCGCCACTTGCATCCGAAGAGATGTTGGAAGTTTCGATGGTGCACAGCCTCGCGGGCGAGCTCATGGGTGGAAAGCTCTGCACCGAACGGCCCTTCCGCGCGCCCCATCACTCGGCGAGCATGGCCGCTCTCGTCGGCGGCGGCACGCGCCCGCGCCCTGGCGAAGCGAGCCTCGCCCACCTCGGCGTGCTGTTCCTCGACGAGTTGCCCGAATTCCAGCCCTCGGTGCTGGATGCCTTGCGCCAGCCGCTCGAAACGGGCGAGCTGATCATCGCCCGTGCCAACCACCGCGTCGCCTATCCGGCGCGCCTCCAACTCGTGGCCGCGATGAACCCGTGCCGATGCGGCGGCGGACCGGGACAGACCTGCAAACGCGGACCGCGCTGCGCGGCCGATTACCAGGCGCGCATCTCGGGGCCGCTGCTCGACCGCATCGACCTTCAGATCGAGGTCCCCGCCGTCTCCGCGGCCGACCTCGTCCTGCCACCCCCGAAGGAGGGCAGCGCCGAGGTCCGCGCCCGCGTCACCGCCGCACGCGAACGTCAGCGCGCCCGCTTCGTCGAGCACAGCGCCGCCAGCTTGCGCACGAATGCGCAATGCTCCGGCACGCTGCTCGAAAAGATCGCCCAGCCGGACGACGCCGGCTTGGCCCTGATCCGCAGCGCCGCCGACACCCTGAAACTCTCCGCGCGCGGCTACCACCGGACCTTGCGCGTTGCCCGCACCCTGGCGGATCTCGACGCGGCCGAGACGGTTGGCCGTATTCATGTTGCAGAGGCGCTCTCCTATCGCGGCGAAACGCTGCGCCAGGAGCGTGTCCAATGA
- a CDS encoding DUF2778 domain-containing protein, whose product MSKTMRWVLAAAAGLLLASALPSLAEPPRDAAPGLPAADEIAHIFSQVGDQLYEDCIFELSEEQIDVQAALIHAYIEKGATSTVARRLAATQIQPPKLSEDCERVRQQPEVPVGDAWSTTTLNMPKQAPSAAATPKTPKRQQQPPSISLAGRSGLPQWDCAPGVDYVTVSLNGFKRKLSGGEICSPYQDVVQQVPASTPSFRLGYTIRTGRLFVIAPGDPANGQTVAWGLSGRDVCRNNPDPDCFAARAIGPLPPGEYTFAGSAKHRVSWGPKTKRHVAAVYLRTLWNRDRFTPEQTAAILKRGNIAIHVRLKGEMSEACIGLEPKGWAYVSSLIKDGRATGLHVYIDEPHPQVAGNPPIVVASTFSLTSLFGQ is encoded by the coding sequence ATGAGTAAAACGATGAGATGGGTGCTCGCGGCTGCCGCGGGCCTTCTCCTGGCTTCGGCCCTCCCGAGTCTCGCGGAACCGCCGCGCGATGCCGCCCCCGGCCTGCCCGCCGCCGACGAAATCGCCCACATATTCAGCCAGGTGGGCGACCAGCTCTACGAGGACTGCATCTTCGAGCTCTCGGAAGAGCAGATCGACGTACAGGCAGCGCTGATCCACGCCTACATCGAAAAAGGCGCGACGAGCACCGTCGCACGCCGCCTCGCAGCCACGCAGATCCAGCCTCCCAAGCTGTCCGAGGACTGCGAGCGCGTCCGCCAGCAACCTGAAGTGCCCGTGGGCGACGCTTGGTCCACCACCACGCTCAACATGCCGAAGCAGGCACCTTCCGCCGCGGCGACGCCGAAAACTCCGAAACGCCAGCAGCAGCCACCGTCGATTTCGCTGGCGGGCCGTTCCGGGTTGCCGCAATGGGATTGCGCGCCCGGCGTCGACTACGTCACCGTCAGCCTCAACGGCTTCAAGCGGAAGCTGAGCGGCGGCGAGATTTGCAGCCCGTATCAGGACGTCGTCCAGCAAGTCCCCGCCTCGACGCCGAGCTTCCGCCTTGGCTACACGATCCGCACCGGCCGGCTGTTCGTCATCGCGCCGGGAGACCCGGCAAACGGCCAGACCGTCGCCTGGGGTCTCTCCGGCCGCGACGTCTGCCGCAACAATCCCGACCCGGATTGTTTCGCAGCCCGCGCCATCGGTCCCTTGCCGCCGGGCGAATACACGTTCGCCGGCAGCGCCAAACACCGGGTGAGCTGGGGCCCGAAGACCAAACGCCACGTCGCGGCGGTCTATCTGCGCACGCTCTGGAACCGCGACCGCTTCACGCCCGAACAGACGGCCGCAATCCTGAAGCGCGGCAACATCGCGATCCACGTCCGCCTGAAGGGCGAGATGTCCGAAGCCTGCATCGGCCTCGAACCCAAGGGCTGGGCCTACGTGTCGTCGCTGATCAAGGACGGCCGCGCCACCGGCCTCCACGTCTACATCGACGAGCCGCACCCGCAGGTCGCCGGCAACCCGCCGATCGTCGTCGCCTCGACGTTCTCGCTCACGTCGCTCTTCGGCCAATAG